From the genome of Psychrilyobacter atlanticus DSM 19335, one region includes:
- the prfB gene encoding peptide chain release factor 2 (programmed frameshift): protein MDILEIRREMIEVKEKLTGIRGHLDLEKKSDEIKELEGQTLKDGFWNDKKQSSKIIKNLNSLKAVVGEYNDISDGIDELDVLIEFVEAGEEEFAEELQTKFSKLLKEIEDFDTSLLLDGEYDENGAIFTIHAGAGGTESCDWAEMLYRMYSRWFNSKGYKVEELDYQAGDQVGIKSITLLVSGSRAYGYLKGEKGVHRLVRISPFDAAKKRHTSFASIDVSPEIDDTINIEIVSSDLKVDTFRAGGAGGQHVNTTDSAVRITHLPTGVVVGCQNGRSQLQNRETALKMLKSKLLEIEMKKREDELKKLHGEQSDNSWGNQIRSYVFQPYTMVKDHRTSTESGNVKAVMDGEIDNFITGYLRWIKK, encoded by the exons ATGGATATTTTAGAGATAAGAAGGGAAATGATAGAAGTTAAAGAGAAATTAACTGGAATTAGGGGGCATCTT GACTTAGAAAAAAAAAGTGATGAGATAAAAGAACTAGAAGGTCAAACCCTAAAAGATGGATTTTGGAACGACAAGAAACAAAGTTCTAAAATAATTAAAAATTTAAACTCTTTAAAAGCCGTTGTAGGAGAATACAATGATATATCTGATGGGATAGATGAATTGGATGTGCTCATTGAATTTGTAGAAGCTGGTGAAGAAGAATTTGCAGAGGAACTTCAAACTAAATTTTCTAAACTCTTAAAGGAGATAGAAGATTTTGATACCAGTCTGCTTTTAGATGGCGAATATGATGAAAATGGTGCTATCTTTACTATCCATGCAGGAGCAGGAGGAACAGAATCTTGTGACTGGGCAGAGATGCTATATAGGATGTACAGCAGGTGGTTTAATTCTAAGGGATATAAGGTAGAGGAACTGGATTATCAGGCAGGTGACCAGGTAGGGATAAAATCCATCACCCTTTTAGTAAGTGGCTCGAGAGCTTATGGATATTTAAAAGGCGAAAAAGGGGTTCATAGATTAGTTAGAATATCTCCCTTTGATGCCGCTAAAAAAAGACACACATCTTTTGCCTCCATAGATGTATCTCCAGAAATTGATGATACTATTAATATTGAGATTGTTTCTAGTGATCTAAAGGTTGATACATTCAGAGCAGGAGGAGCAGGAGGGCAGCATGTAAATACTACCGATTCAGCGGTAAGGATTACTCATCTCCCAACGGGAGTAGTTGTTGGGTGTCAGAATGGTAGGTCACAGCTTCAAAACAGAGAAACGGCTCTAAAGATGTTGAAATCTAAATTGTTAGAGATAGAGATGAAAAAAAGGGAAGATGAATTAAAAAAACTCCATGGAGAACAGTCTGATAACAGTTGGGGAAACCAAATAAGATCCTATGTATTTCAGCCATATACCATGGTAAAGGATCACAGAACTAGTACAGAAAGTGGTAATGTAAAAGCAGTTATGGATGGAGAGATAGACAACTTTATAACTGGATATCTGAGATGGATAAAAAAATAA
- a CDS encoding glycosyltransferase produces MEILFWHGYLLHGSGSNIFALNIVEEFLKKNNVYLFSQERNWDGIEGIGSHWIMDADQSISLKTKFKEDGFIGVTPYIGDLLPVFVYDDYDGFRVKTFDKLIDEELEKYIDLNVKAIIKFLETTKIDIIYCNHFAISPYIMKKVKEKTGVPYVVIGHGSSLNYIISKDKRYMDLSYEGFLDSKNVVVQSEYIRGRSCEIYEKTEFFRDSRFQIIPSGVNFDKFNRLLKDKEIKNIIEDKVHFSNGPLKRIYDENYEKIKKLEDIEEIKKIINETEEDIEYRDIDRDLISKLSSGLRGKDNILYIGKLIISKGVHIMLMSLPYIFQKNPTTNITIVGYGKFRPVLEILLRGLIEGNKNLIEVIIEKGFYLEGEKHGQLEYLSKFWDGLKRENKLESYLELAKKIDLDRVVFLGKLDHDILPHVIKKHSVIVVPSVFPESFGMVSIEGMSQGLIPIVFNHSGLKEVIPFNDSLVNLDDKVVNNLEKVINLNLEKLEKIPDINKKFILESKKYSFESVAERLLDLR; encoded by the coding sequence TTGGAAATTTTATTTTGGCACGGTTATCTTCTACACGGCAGCGGCAGTAATATTTTTGCATTGAATATAGTGGAAGAATTTTTGAAAAAAAATAATGTGTATTTATTTTCCCAAGAAAGAAACTGGGACGGTATAGAAGGAATTGGTTCTCATTGGATTATGGATGCTGATCAAAGTATATCTCTAAAGACAAAATTTAAAGAGGATGGATTTATAGGGGTAACCCCCTATATAGGAGATCTTCTTCCGGTGTTTGTCTATGATGATTATGACGGATTTAGAGTTAAAACATTTGATAAATTAATAGACGAGGAATTAGAAAAATATATAGATTTAAATGTAAAGGCCATTATAAAATTTTTAGAAACAACCAAGATAGATATAATCTATTGCAATCATTTTGCTATATCCCCCTATATCATGAAAAAAGTAAAGGAAAAAACAGGGGTTCCATATGTAGTTATAGGTCATGGAAGTTCATTAAATTACATTATAAGTAAAGATAAAAGATATATGGACCTCTCCTATGAAGGGTTTTTGGATTCTAAAAATGTAGTTGTTCAGAGTGAATATATCAGAGGGAGGTCTTGTGAAATCTATGAGAAAACAGAATTTTTCAGAGATTCCAGGTTTCAAATAATTCCTTCAGGAGTTAATTTTGATAAATTTAATAGATTACTAAAAGATAAAGAAATTAAAAATATTATAGAGGATAAAGTTCATTTTTCAAATGGACCGTTAAAAAGAATATATGATGAAAATTATGAGAAAATTAAAAAGTTAGAAGATATAGAGGAGATAAAAAAAATTATAAATGAGACAGAAGAAGATATAGAATATAGGGATATTGATAGAGATCTGATATCTAAGTTATCCTCAGGATTGAGAGGAAAAGATAATATTCTATATATAGGAAAATTAATAATTTCCAAAGGTGTTCATATTATGTTAATGAGTTTACCGTATATATTTCAAAAAAATCCGACGACAAATATAACTATTGTGGGTTATGGAAAGTTTAGACCAGTTTTAGAGATCTTGTTGAGGGGATTAATAGAGGGGAATAAAAATTTAATAGAAGTTATTATAGAAAAAGGATTTTATTTAGAAGGGGAAAAACATGGGCAGCTGGAATACCTATCAAAATTTTGGGATGGATTGAAAAGGGAGAATAAACTGGAAAGTTATCTGGAATTGGCTAAAAAAATAGATTTGGACAGGGTAGTATTTTTAGGTAAATTAGACCATGATATCCTTCCTCATGTTATAAAAAAACATAGTGTAATTGTAGTTCCATCAGTTTTTCCAGAATCTTTTGGAATGGTAAGTATAGAGGGAATGTCTCAGGGGTTAATTCCTATAGTTTTTAATCATTCAGGATTAAAAGAAGTTATTCCTTTCAATGATAGTTTAGTAAATTTAGATGATAAAGTTGTAAATAACCTAGAAAAGGTAATAAATTTAAATTTAGAGAAGTTAGAGAAAATACCAGATATAAATAAAAAATTTATACTGGAAAGTAAAAAATATTCTTTTGAATCGGTAGCTGAAAGGCTGCTTGACCTGAGATAA
- a CDS encoding sensor domain-containing diguanylate cyclase, whose amino-acid sequence MNIQKSVIKISVISCLIPIFFLGIYSFILTQNETKRREQEKIEFIFASEKKQLKLINDKMEAVLDLLEFFVIHSIEEDSHKDKFEELIEGMMGRIVIDNKEVENIFYGDENGKFFLEGSGFIPERYDPRSRPWYEGAIEGSQDYYTTDIYRFPNGESGITIAKTVYAQDKVLGVVGVDLNFSDYQLKMSDLSFGKTGKMFIMDKKGLLVVDTGVKGVSDKNITLIKKYMESNFDSEKSYLDEIVRLKKPIRFDIDTHDGEKYFRLEPILELGLIMVGGTYKNELKELPFSIIKAGIIISLIGTIISLLIINSFSKRLKVHLKNLSVLIEGISNGNYSKNIEEILMYISDDSELNVITKEVKNIQKNVKNRETELREIAKRDPLTGVYNRQSLTTFLEDEIVKNKMFQSGFSIIMLDLDNFKNINDLYGHVFGDFVLKEVCKVFMEETSRMDKVCRYGGEEFLIILPSTNRKNAFKVGERLRKEIENREFLDNKKKIKVTMSGGIMEYEEGLSIEELIEIVDKSLYKAKRSGKNKILY is encoded by the coding sequence ATGAATATACAAAAAAGTGTAATAAAAATTTCAGTGATTAGTTGTTTAATACCCATCTTTTTTCTTGGGATATACAGTTTTATTTTGACGCAAAATGAAACTAAAAGGAGGGAGCAGGAAAAAATTGAATTTATCTTTGCCTCGGAAAAAAAACAGTTAAAATTAATCAATGATAAGATGGAGGCCGTATTAGATCTTTTAGAATTTTTCGTAATTCACAGCATAGAAGAAGATTCTCACAAAGATAAATTTGAAGAGCTGATAGAGGGAATGATGGGCCGTATAGTGATTGATAATAAAGAGGTTGAAAATATATTTTATGGGGATGAGAATGGGAAATTCTTCCTAGAGGGGTCAGGGTTTATACCAGAAAGATATGACCCAAGGAGCCGGCCGTGGTACGAAGGAGCAATAGAGGGAAGTCAAGATTATTACACTACAGATATCTATAGGTTTCCAAATGGAGAGAGTGGAATAACAATAGCGAAGACCGTATATGCTCAAGATAAAGTTTTAGGTGTTGTAGGAGTGGATCTGAATTTTTCAGATTATCAATTAAAGATGTCTGACTTGTCCTTTGGGAAAACAGGAAAGATGTTTATTATGGATAAGAAGGGGTTACTTGTTGTAGATACCGGAGTAAAAGGTGTAAGTGATAAAAATATAACTTTGATAAAAAAATATATGGAATCAAACTTTGATAGTGAAAAGTCTTATTTAGATGAAATTGTGAGACTAAAAAAACCTATAAGATTTGATATAGATACTCATGATGGTGAAAAATATTTTAGATTAGAGCCTATTTTAGAATTAGGATTAATCATGGTAGGTGGAACATATAAAAATGAGTTGAAAGAACTGCCTTTTAGTATAATAAAGGCTGGGATTATCATTAGTTTAATAGGAACTATAATATCTCTGTTGATAATAAATTCATTTTCTAAAAGGTTAAAGGTTCATCTAAAAAATTTAAGTGTTTTAATAGAGGGAATTTCCAATGGGAATTACAGTAAAAATATAGAAGAAATACTGATGTATATATCCGATGACTCTGAATTAAATGTAATAACAAAAGAAGTAAAAAATATTCAAAAGAATGTCAAAAATAGAGAGACTGAGTTAAGGGAAATCGCCAAGCGAGATCCTCTTACCGGTGTATATAATAGGCAGAGTCTCACGACTTTTTTAGAGGATGAAATAGTTAAAAATAAGATGTTTCAGTCAGGATTTTCCATAATTATGCTTGATTTAGATAATTTCAAAAATATAAATGATCTCTACGGCCATGTTTTTGGAGATTTTGTATTAAAGGAAGTATGTAAAGTTTTTATGGAAGAAACCAGTAGGATGGATAAGGTGTGCAGGTATGGAGGGGAAGAATTTTTAATTATACTTCCTAGTACAAATAGAAAAAATGCTTTTAAAGTAGGAGAAAGGTTAAGGAAGGAAATAGAAAATCGTGAATTTTTGGATAACAAGAAGAAAATAAAGGTAACTATGAGCGGCGGAATAATGGAGTATGAAGAAGGATTAAGTATCGAAGAGTTGATAGAGATAGTCGACAAGTCCTTATATAAGGCTAAAAGATCGGGAAAAAACAAAATTTTATATTAA